The following proteins come from a genomic window of Lycium ferocissimum isolate CSIRO_LF1 chromosome 4, AGI_CSIRO_Lferr_CH_V1, whole genome shotgun sequence:
- the LOC132053156 gene encoding uncharacterized protein LOC132053156 isoform X1, whose translation MGRRKERKLAAKIGAGRRVKLDLFAEPSGDLGGSSVQDEVGGEEESKSPAELPNSPLSSGQQPENPLMLLGQYSDDEVDEESVEGLKRAASEDSSLDHEDKGKRAGDEENNVNGEIGSTVMEVEEKAIASSSDLPSPSDGPAEDSSKENNASDSVDLHAQLSVLEQITAPATLDAQALGDASAEWKMVLHEESNQYYYWNTVTGETSWEVPHILGHAAEPKLEEKVTAETECMGSGTSENLESSAKMDMDIRQTGVNYSDINEYRQPIDDNLQDKKGDNDEDQSGTINGSEQIDSQRNETSSPGGSLSSGQSDHASAGHLNGSGEYPTKYRDADYVPEDETEADYVPEDETEADFSSELIKHCERLLEQLETMKGSEFYVQHDRISKYALELEIRLADIRSLACNGLSLLPFWVHSERKIKLLDSEINQLCGLFLSGQQNDVEAGHESQSGSDHIQDANEERPSRPASGDASEEDGATGITVNEVLTPQTVLHPTEEVDMDVDMEVEDTEPSSSLTVGDALHAPNHAPVDGPSLSVQQTKLESSIVDQTPSIPPPPDEDWIPPPPPDNEPFPPPPPDEPLDHTHALPSDMESVQPFPYNFAYPGSTFEYYGQTNPEVASSLYATSDGQIAVAHHPLYYQIPNAFGAAPVAINHVDPSAYYGHQDGALQPVSVVSGTESSGLPSIPVHENVAPDPIPSLDVNGGSRSDLSAKSKADVPVNLENEKTSFDVPATQSSLLATGTTSAMEGVGASSTSAITGAVTTASTAPSKVKSKVLRKKRTAGVASTLRSNKKVSSLVDKWKAAKEELHAEEEEERESALEKLEKKRQREIEEWRAQQIASGEAKANANFQPLGGDWRERVKRKRAEKMKEAEKQPSEENEQPDLDVLSRGLPSGWQAYWDDSSKQVYYGNAVTSETAWNRPTN comes from the exons GAGATTTAGGTGGCTCCTCTGTCCAAGATGAAGTTGGAGGGGAAGAAGAATCCAAGTCCCCCGCAGAGTTACCTAATTCACCATTGTCTTCAG GTCAACAACCGGAGAATCCTCTTATGCTGCTTGGGCAATATAGTGACGATGAAGTGGATGAGGAATCAGTGGAAGGACTTAAACGTGCTGCTTCAGAGGATTCTTCTCTTGATCATGAAGACAAG GGAAAGCGAGCTGGGGACGAGGAAAATAATGTTAATGGGGAAATTGGTTCTACTGTcatggaagttgaagagaaagctATTGCCAGTAGCTCTGATCTACCAAGTCCTTCAGATGGACCTGCAGAAGATAGTTCTAAAGAAAACAATGCTTCTGACTCAGTTGATTTACATGCACAGTTGAGTGTGTTGGAGCAAATTACTGCTCCTGCAACTTTGGATGCACAGGCTTTAGGAGATGCAAGTGCAGAATGGAAGATGGTGTTGCACGAAGAGAGTAATCAGTACTATTATTGGAACACAGTAACAGGAGAGACTTCGTGGGAAGTGCCTCATATATTGGGTCATGCAGCTGAACCGAAGTTAGAAGAGAAAGTTACTGCTGAAACTGAATGTATGGGCAGCGGCACCTCTGAGAACTTAGAATCCTCTGCAAAAATGGATATGGACATTAGACAGACTGGCGTCAACTATAGCGACATCAATGAATACAGACAGCCAATAGATGACAACTTACAAGATAAAAAAGGAGACAATGATGAGGACCAGAGCGGCACAATAAATGGCTCTGAACAAATTGATTCACAACGCAATGAAACATCTTCTCCTGGTGGATCTCTTTCTTCAGGACAATCAGATCATGCTTCTGCAGGTCATTTGAATGGGTCAGGTGAATATCCCACAAAGTATAGGGATGCAGATTATGTTCCAGAAGATGAAACTGAGGCAGATTATGTTCCAGAAGATGAAACTGAGGCAGACTTTTCCTCTGAGCTGATAAAACACTGTGAACGCTTGCTAGAGCAATTGGAGACCATGAAAGG GTCCGAATTTTACGTGCAGCATGATCGAATTTCAAAATATGCATTGGAACTTGAGATTAGGCTAGCTGATATTAGGTCCTTGGCCTGTAATGGGCTGTCATTGCTTCCCTTCTGGGTGCACTCTGAGAGGAAGATAAAACTGCTAGATTCAGAAATTAATCAACTTTGTGGGCTATTCTTGTCTGGACAACAGAATGATGTTGAGGCTGGTCATGAATCCCAGAGTGGCAGTGATCATATCCAGGATGCAAATGAAGAGAGGCCAAGTCGTCCTGCCTCTGG TGATGCAAGTGAGGAAGATGGGGCCACTGGTATCACTGTGAATGAAGTCTTAACTCCTCAAACAGTGCTTCATCCGACTGAAGAAGTAGACATGGATGTGGATATGGAAGTTGAAGATACAGAACCTTCAAGCAGCTTAACTGTGGGGGATGCACTGCATGCCCCAAATCATGCCCCTGTGGACGGACCAAGTCTGTCAGTGCAACAGACAAAATTGGAGTCCTCGATCGTGGATCAAACACCTAGCATTCCTCCTCCACCTGATGAAGACTGGATTCCTCCTCCACCTCCTGATAATGAACCTTTTCCGCCACCACCACCTGATGAACCTCTAGATCACACACATGCTCTTCCTTCAGATATGGAATCAGTTCAACCTTTTCCTTACAACTTCGCTTATCCTGGTTCAACATTCGAATACTATGGGCAAACTAATCCTGAAGTTGCTAGTAGTTTATATGCAACTTCTGACGGTCAGATAGCTGTTGCTCATCACCCATTATATTATCAAATCCCAAATGCATTTGGTGCTGCTCCTGTGGCGATCAACCATGTTGACCCCAGTGCATACTATGGCCATCAGGATGGAGCACTGCAGCCTGTCTCTGTAGTCAGTGGTACAGAGTCTTCTGGCCTTCCATCTATACCAGTTCATGAAAATGTTGCCCCTGATCCAATTCCATCCTTAGATGTCAACGGGGGGTCACGATCTGATTTATCAGCGAAATCTAAGGCTGATGTACCTGTTAATTTGGAGAATGAAAAGACATCTTTTGATGTTCCTGCTACACAATCCTCTTTGCTAGCTACAGGAACCACATCAGCAATGGAGGGTGTTGGTGCGTCTTCAACATCTGCTATCACTGGCGCTGTTACCACTGCTTCAACTGCCCCCTCAAAGGTTAAATCGAAAG TTTTGCGTAAAAAGCGGACTGCGGGTGTGGCATCCACATTAAGGTCTAATAAGAAAGTATCGAGCTTGGTTGACAAG TGGAAAGCTGCCAAAGAGGAGCTACATgcagaggaggaagaagaacgTGAAAGTGCTCTTGAGAAGTTGGAGAAGAAACGCCAACGAGAAATAGAG GAATGGCGTGCTCAGCAAATTGCAAGTGGGGAGGCCAAAGCTAATGCTAATTTTCAGCCACTTGGTGGTGATTG GCGAGAGCGTGTGAAACGAAAAAGAGCAGAAAAAATGAAGGAGGCTGAAAAGCAACCATCTGAAGAAAATGAGCAGCCTGATCTGGATGTTCTTTCAAGAGGTCTTCCATCCGGATGGCAG GCTTATTGGGATGACTCCTCGAAGCAGGTCTATTATGGAAATGCTGTGACATCAGAGACGGCCTGGAATAGACCGACTAACTGA
- the LOC132053156 gene encoding uncharacterized protein LOC132053156 isoform X2 translates to MLLGQYSDDEVDEESVEGLKRAASEDSSLDHEDKGKRAGDEENNVNGEIGSTVMEVEEKAIASSSDLPSPSDGPAEDSSKENNASDSVDLHAQLSVLEQITAPATLDAQALGDASAEWKMVLHEESNQYYYWNTVTGETSWEVPHILGHAAEPKLEEKVTAETECMGSGTSENLESSAKMDMDIRQTGVNYSDINEYRQPIDDNLQDKKGDNDEDQSGTINGSEQIDSQRNETSSPGGSLSSGQSDHASAGHLNGSGEYPTKYRDADYVPEDETEADYVPEDETEADFSSELIKHCERLLEQLETMKGSEFYVQHDRISKYALELEIRLADIRSLACNGLSLLPFWVHSERKIKLLDSEINQLCGLFLSGQQNDVEAGHESQSGSDHIQDANEERPSRPASGDASEEDGATGITVNEVLTPQTVLHPTEEVDMDVDMEVEDTEPSSSLTVGDALHAPNHAPVDGPSLSVQQTKLESSIVDQTPSIPPPPDEDWIPPPPPDNEPFPPPPPDEPLDHTHALPSDMESVQPFPYNFAYPGSTFEYYGQTNPEVASSLYATSDGQIAVAHHPLYYQIPNAFGAAPVAINHVDPSAYYGHQDGALQPVSVVSGTESSGLPSIPVHENVAPDPIPSLDVNGGSRSDLSAKSKADVPVNLENEKTSFDVPATQSSLLATGTTSAMEGVGASSTSAITGAVTTASTAPSKVKSKVLRKKRTAGVASTLRSNKKVSSLVDKWKAAKEELHAEEEEERESALEKLEKKRQREIEEWRAQQIASGEAKANANFQPLGGDWRERVKRKRAEKMKEAEKQPSEENEQPDLDVLSRGLPSGWQAYWDDSSKQVYYGNAVTSETAWNRPTN, encoded by the exons ATGCTGCTTGGGCAATATAGTGACGATGAAGTGGATGAGGAATCAGTGGAAGGACTTAAACGTGCTGCTTCAGAGGATTCTTCTCTTGATCATGAAGACAAG GGAAAGCGAGCTGGGGACGAGGAAAATAATGTTAATGGGGAAATTGGTTCTACTGTcatggaagttgaagagaaagctATTGCCAGTAGCTCTGATCTACCAAGTCCTTCAGATGGACCTGCAGAAGATAGTTCTAAAGAAAACAATGCTTCTGACTCAGTTGATTTACATGCACAGTTGAGTGTGTTGGAGCAAATTACTGCTCCTGCAACTTTGGATGCACAGGCTTTAGGAGATGCAAGTGCAGAATGGAAGATGGTGTTGCACGAAGAGAGTAATCAGTACTATTATTGGAACACAGTAACAGGAGAGACTTCGTGGGAAGTGCCTCATATATTGGGTCATGCAGCTGAACCGAAGTTAGAAGAGAAAGTTACTGCTGAAACTGAATGTATGGGCAGCGGCACCTCTGAGAACTTAGAATCCTCTGCAAAAATGGATATGGACATTAGACAGACTGGCGTCAACTATAGCGACATCAATGAATACAGACAGCCAATAGATGACAACTTACAAGATAAAAAAGGAGACAATGATGAGGACCAGAGCGGCACAATAAATGGCTCTGAACAAATTGATTCACAACGCAATGAAACATCTTCTCCTGGTGGATCTCTTTCTTCAGGACAATCAGATCATGCTTCTGCAGGTCATTTGAATGGGTCAGGTGAATATCCCACAAAGTATAGGGATGCAGATTATGTTCCAGAAGATGAAACTGAGGCAGATTATGTTCCAGAAGATGAAACTGAGGCAGACTTTTCCTCTGAGCTGATAAAACACTGTGAACGCTTGCTAGAGCAATTGGAGACCATGAAAGG GTCCGAATTTTACGTGCAGCATGATCGAATTTCAAAATATGCATTGGAACTTGAGATTAGGCTAGCTGATATTAGGTCCTTGGCCTGTAATGGGCTGTCATTGCTTCCCTTCTGGGTGCACTCTGAGAGGAAGATAAAACTGCTAGATTCAGAAATTAATCAACTTTGTGGGCTATTCTTGTCTGGACAACAGAATGATGTTGAGGCTGGTCATGAATCCCAGAGTGGCAGTGATCATATCCAGGATGCAAATGAAGAGAGGCCAAGTCGTCCTGCCTCTGG TGATGCAAGTGAGGAAGATGGGGCCACTGGTATCACTGTGAATGAAGTCTTAACTCCTCAAACAGTGCTTCATCCGACTGAAGAAGTAGACATGGATGTGGATATGGAAGTTGAAGATACAGAACCTTCAAGCAGCTTAACTGTGGGGGATGCACTGCATGCCCCAAATCATGCCCCTGTGGACGGACCAAGTCTGTCAGTGCAACAGACAAAATTGGAGTCCTCGATCGTGGATCAAACACCTAGCATTCCTCCTCCACCTGATGAAGACTGGATTCCTCCTCCACCTCCTGATAATGAACCTTTTCCGCCACCACCACCTGATGAACCTCTAGATCACACACATGCTCTTCCTTCAGATATGGAATCAGTTCAACCTTTTCCTTACAACTTCGCTTATCCTGGTTCAACATTCGAATACTATGGGCAAACTAATCCTGAAGTTGCTAGTAGTTTATATGCAACTTCTGACGGTCAGATAGCTGTTGCTCATCACCCATTATATTATCAAATCCCAAATGCATTTGGTGCTGCTCCTGTGGCGATCAACCATGTTGACCCCAGTGCATACTATGGCCATCAGGATGGAGCACTGCAGCCTGTCTCTGTAGTCAGTGGTACAGAGTCTTCTGGCCTTCCATCTATACCAGTTCATGAAAATGTTGCCCCTGATCCAATTCCATCCTTAGATGTCAACGGGGGGTCACGATCTGATTTATCAGCGAAATCTAAGGCTGATGTACCTGTTAATTTGGAGAATGAAAAGACATCTTTTGATGTTCCTGCTACACAATCCTCTTTGCTAGCTACAGGAACCACATCAGCAATGGAGGGTGTTGGTGCGTCTTCAACATCTGCTATCACTGGCGCTGTTACCACTGCTTCAACTGCCCCCTCAAAGGTTAAATCGAAAG TTTTGCGTAAAAAGCGGACTGCGGGTGTGGCATCCACATTAAGGTCTAATAAGAAAGTATCGAGCTTGGTTGACAAG TGGAAAGCTGCCAAAGAGGAGCTACATgcagaggaggaagaagaacgTGAAAGTGCTCTTGAGAAGTTGGAGAAGAAACGCCAACGAGAAATAGAG GAATGGCGTGCTCAGCAAATTGCAAGTGGGGAGGCCAAAGCTAATGCTAATTTTCAGCCACTTGGTGGTGATTG GCGAGAGCGTGTGAAACGAAAAAGAGCAGAAAAAATGAAGGAGGCTGAAAAGCAACCATCTGAAGAAAATGAGCAGCCTGATCTGGATGTTCTTTCAAGAGGTCTTCCATCCGGATGGCAG GCTTATTGGGATGACTCCTCGAAGCAGGTCTATTATGGAAATGCTGTGACATCAGAGACGGCCTGGAATAGACCGACTAACTGA